A stretch of the Cucurbita pepo subsp. pepo cultivar mu-cu-16 chromosome LG16, ASM280686v2, whole genome shotgun sequence genome encodes the following:
- the LOC111777658 gene encoding NDR1/HIN1-like protein 6 isoform X4, with protein sequence MAEHQKIYPLHDVPLHDVEAPPMPAPTDPLVPHGTEKSDAGPPRTAEATVLYPPFRRTIPVMHSKPPKKRRSCCCRCLCWTISILVLLLVLIGIVVGILYLVFRPKLPEYSIDKLQVTQFTLGGNDRLDAIFNLTLTTTNPNKKIGIYYEGGSHISAWYMETKLCEGALPKFYQGHRNRTVLNVPLVGVTENATALFTTLQQEQQQTGSIPLNLNVRQPVRIKLGSLKLMKVKFSATCRLLVDSVSANNDIVIKNSSCKFKLRL encoded by the exons ATGGCGGAGCACCAAAAGATATATCCA CTCCACGACGTTCCTCTCCACGACGTCGAGGCACCGCCCATGCCGGCTCCCACTGACCCCTTGGTGCCGCATGGAACAGAAAAATCCGACGCCGGACCGCCGCGTACTGCCGAGGCCACTGTTCTATATCCACCCTTTCGGCGGACGATCCCGGTGATGCACTCCAAGCCACCGAAGAAGAGACGAAGCTGTTGCTGCAGGTGCCTGTGTTGGACGATTTCGATTTTAGTTCTACTACTGGTTTTGATCGGAATCGTGGTCGGAATCCTGTACCTGGTGTTCCGGCCGAAGCTTCCGGAGTATTCGATCGATAAACTGCAAGTGACGCAGTTCACGCTGGGTGGAAACGACCGGTTGGACGCCATTTTCAACCTGACGCTGACCACTACGAACCCTAACAAGAAAATCGGAATCTATTACGAAGGAGGGAGCCACATAAGCGCGTGGTACATGGAAACGAAGCTGTGCGAAGGGGCTTTGCCGAAGTTTTACCAAGGCCATCGGAATAGGACGGTACTTAACGTACCGTTGGTGGGAGTGACGGAAAACGCCACCGCGCTTTTCACGACGCTGCAGCAGGAGCAGCAACAAACCGGCAGTATTCCGTTGAATCTGAATGTGAGACAGCCGGTCAGGATAAAGCTGGGTAGCTTGAAGCTGATGAAGGTGAAGTTCTCGGCAACCTGCAGACTGTTGGTTGACAGTGTTTCAGCCAATAACGACATCGTCATTAAAAACAGTAGCTGTAAGTTCAAGCTGAgactataa
- the LOC111777658 gene encoding NDR1/HIN1-like protein 6 isoform X3, whose amino-acid sequence MAEHQKIYPLHDVPLHDVEAPPMPAPTDPLVPHGTEKSDAGPPRTAEATVLYPPFRRTIPVMHSKPPKKRRSCCCRCLCWTISILVLLLVLIGIVVGILYLVFRPKLPEYSIDKLQVTQFTLGGNDRLDAIFNLTLTTTNPNKKIGIYYEGGSHISAWYMETKLCEGALPKFYQGHRNRTVLNVPLVGVTENATALFTTLQQEQQQTGSIPLNLNVRQPVRIKLGSLKLMKVKFSATCRLLVDSVSANNDIVIKNSSCKFKLRL is encoded by the exons ATGGCGGAGCACCAAAAGATATATCCACTCCACGACGTTC CTCTCCACGACGTCGAGGCACCGCCCATGCCGGCTCCCACTGACCCCTTGGTGCCGCATGGAACAGAAAAATCCGACGCCGGACCGCCGCGTACTGCCGAGGCCACTGTTCTATATCCACCCTTTCGGCGGACGATCCCGGTGATGCACTCCAAGCCACCGAAGAAGAGACGAAGCTGTTGCTGCAGGTGCCTGTGTTGGACGATTTCGATTTTAGTTCTACTACTGGTTTTGATCGGAATCGTGGTCGGAATCCTGTACCTGGTGTTCCGGCCGAAGCTTCCGGAGTATTCGATCGATAAACTGCAAGTGACGCAGTTCACGCTGGGTGGAAACGACCGGTTGGACGCCATTTTCAACCTGACGCTGACCACTACGAACCCTAACAAGAAAATCGGAATCTATTACGAAGGAGGGAGCCACATAAGCGCGTGGTACATGGAAACGAAGCTGTGCGAAGGGGCTTTGCCGAAGTTTTACCAAGGCCATCGGAATAGGACGGTACTTAACGTACCGTTGGTGGGAGTGACGGAAAACGCCACCGCGCTTTTCACGACGCTGCAGCAGGAGCAGCAACAAACCGGCAGTATTCCGTTGAATCTGAATGTGAGACAGCCGGTCAGGATAAAGCTGGGTAGCTTGAAGCTGATGAAGGTGAAGTTCTCGGCAACCTGCAGACTGTTGGTTGACAGTGTTTCAGCCAATAACGACATCGTCATTAAAAACAGTAGCTGTAAGTTCAAGCTGAgactataa
- the LOC111777658 gene encoding NDR1/HIN1-like protein 6 isoform X1 — protein sequence MAEHQKIYPLHDVPLHDVPLHDVPLHDVEAPPMPAPTDPLVPHGTEKSDAGPPRTAEATVLYPPFRRTIPVMHSKPPKKRRSCCCRCLCWTISILVLLLVLIGIVVGILYLVFRPKLPEYSIDKLQVTQFTLGGNDRLDAIFNLTLTTTNPNKKIGIYYEGGSHISAWYMETKLCEGALPKFYQGHRNRTVLNVPLVGVTENATALFTTLQQEQQQTGSIPLNLNVRQPVRIKLGSLKLMKVKFSATCRLLVDSVSANNDIVIKNSSCKFKLRL from the coding sequence ATGGCGGAGCACCAAAAGATATATCCACTCCACGACGTTCCTCTCCACGACGTTCCTCTCCACGACGTTCCTCTCCACGACGTCGAGGCACCGCCCATGCCGGCTCCCACTGACCCCTTGGTGCCGCATGGAACAGAAAAATCCGACGCCGGACCGCCGCGTACTGCCGAGGCCACTGTTCTATATCCACCCTTTCGGCGGACGATCCCGGTGATGCACTCCAAGCCACCGAAGAAGAGACGAAGCTGTTGCTGCAGGTGCCTGTGTTGGACGATTTCGATTTTAGTTCTACTACTGGTTTTGATCGGAATCGTGGTCGGAATCCTGTACCTGGTGTTCCGGCCGAAGCTTCCGGAGTATTCGATCGATAAACTGCAAGTGACGCAGTTCACGCTGGGTGGAAACGACCGGTTGGACGCCATTTTCAACCTGACGCTGACCACTACGAACCCTAACAAGAAAATCGGAATCTATTACGAAGGAGGGAGCCACATAAGCGCGTGGTACATGGAAACGAAGCTGTGCGAAGGGGCTTTGCCGAAGTTTTACCAAGGCCATCGGAATAGGACGGTACTTAACGTACCGTTGGTGGGAGTGACGGAAAACGCCACCGCGCTTTTCACGACGCTGCAGCAGGAGCAGCAACAAACCGGCAGTATTCCGTTGAATCTGAATGTGAGACAGCCGGTCAGGATAAAGCTGGGTAGCTTGAAGCTGATGAAGGTGAAGTTCTCGGCAACCTGCAGACTGTTGGTTGACAGTGTTTCAGCCAATAACGACATCGTCATTAAAAACAGTAGCTGTAAGTTCAAGCTGAgactataa
- the LOC111777177 gene encoding geranylgeranyl diphosphate reductase, chloroplastic-like: MALQFQCLQVFSPLSPVATARSPSSSRSPSLVIASSKSHTAPLLGRKLRAAVIGGGPAGSSAAEALAAGGVETYLFERSPSSAKPCGGALPLCMLSEFDIPAHLIDRHVTRMKIISPSNIAVDFGKTLKAHEFIPMLRREVLDSFLRARAQSIGANIIHGLVLNLEVPASSNAPYVVHYTTENSMRSLAVDVVIGADGANSRVAKSIDAGGYTCAIAFQERIKLPEEKMEYYENLAEMYVGNDVSPDFYAWVFPKCDHVAVGTGTVCSKQDIKQYQRGIRERAKSKISGGKVIKVEAHPIPEHPRARRVIGRVALVGDAAGYVTKCSGEGIYFAAKSGRMCGEAVVRASEGGERMIGERDLKREYLREWDAKYVGTFRFLDLLQRVFYGDNAGREALVEMCGNEYVQRMTFESYLYKKLAEGNRVEDAKLMWNTIGSLVKCGIVGRRESDSIAAFL, from the coding sequence ATGGCGCTCCAATTCCAATGCCTCCAGGTATTCTCCCCCCTTTCTCCAGTAGCTACAGCACGCTCTCCCTCCTCCTCACGCTCCCCATCCCTTGTCATCGCCTCCTCTAAATCCCACACTGCACCTCTCCTGGGCCGCAAGCTCCGAGCGGCCGTCATCGGCGGTGGCCCTGCGGGATCTTCTGCCGCCGAAGCTCTGGCAGCTGGTGGCGTCGAGACTTACCTGTTCGAGCGCAGCCCATCGTCTGCCAAGCCCTGCGGCGGTGCTCTTCCTCTCTGCATGCTTAGCGAGTTCGACATCCCGGCTCATCTCATAGATCGCCATGTTACTCGTATGAAAATCATCTCCCCTTCGAATATCGCCGTCGACTTCGGAAAAACCTTGAAAGCCCATGAGTTCATACCCATGCTGCGCCGCGAAGTGCTTGATTCCTTCCTCCGCGCCCGCGCCCAGTCCATCGGCGCTAATATCATCCACGGACTCGTGCTGAATCTCGAGGTCCCTGCCTCCTCTAACGCACCGTATGTCGTGCATTACACAACCGAAAACTCTATGCGATCCTTGGCCGTGGATGTGGTGATCGGCGCGGACGGCGCCAATAGCCGAGTGGCGAAGTCGATAGACGCCGGAGGTTACACGTGCGCGATCGCGTTCCAAGAGAGAATCAAATTGCCAGAGGAGAAAATGGAGTACTACGAGAATCTGGCGGAAATGTACGTAGGGAACGACGTGTCGCCGGACTTCTACGCGTGGGTATTTCCAAAGTGCGACCATGTGGCGGTGGGAACGGGGACGGTGTGCTCGAAGCAAGACATAAAGCAGTACCAAAGAGGAATCAGGGAAAGGGCAAAGAGTAAGATAAGTGGAGGGAAGGTGATTAAAGTAGAGGCACATCCAATACCGGAGCACCCGCGAGCTAGGCGAGTGATAGGTCGGGTGGCACTGGTCGGGGACGCGGCAGGGTACGTAACGAAGTGCTCCGGGGAAGGCATATATTTCGCTGCAAAATCCGGGAGAATGTGCGGGGAGGCAGTGGTGAGAGCATCAGAAGGAGGGGAGAGGATGATCGGAGAAAGGGATCTGAAGAGAGAGTACCTGAGAGAGTGGGACGCCAAGTACGTGGGGACGTTCAGGTTCTTGGATCTGTTGCAGAGAGTGTTCTATGGAGACAACGCCGGAAGGGAAGCATTGGTGGAGATGTGTGGGAACGAGTATGTGCAGAGAATGACTTTCGAAAGCTATCTATACAAGAAATTGGCAGAGGGAAACAGAGTGGAAGATGCAAAGTTGATGTGGAACACCATTGGGAGCCTCGTAAAGTGTGGGATTGTTGGTAGAAGAGAGAGCGACAGCATTGCTGCTTTTCtgtaa